From a single Okeanomitos corallinicola TIOX110 genomic region:
- a CDS encoding NUDIX hydrolase, protein MNIITFFTPLIKYPRSLWHLGQTVLGIIFRHPITGTSVIPVLPDGRIVLVRRSDDGCWSLPGGMVDWGEDIPSAVRRELMEETGLELLKIRRLVGVYSAPDRDPRIHSICVVVEAEVEGEMTVGDDLEVLEIQAFEPSSLPKPKMSHDHARQLQDYLQGLTTLA, encoded by the coding sequence TTGAATATTATTACTTTTTTTACTCCCTTGATTAAATATCCACGCAGTTTATGGCACCTTGGACAAACAGTATTGGGTATTATTTTTCGCCATCCTATTACTGGTACAAGTGTGATTCCGGTTTTACCTGATGGACGCATTGTTTTAGTCCGACGCAGTGATGATGGTTGTTGGTCTTTACCCGGTGGGATGGTGGACTGGGGAGAAGATATTCCTAGTGCAGTCCGGCGAGAATTAATGGAAGAAACTGGTTTAGAACTATTAAAAATTCGTCGTTTGGTGGGAGTTTATTCTGCACCAGATCGAGACCCTAGAATTCATTCTATTTGTGTTGTAGTGGAAGCGGAAGTAGAAGGGGAAATGACAGTAGGAGATGATTTGGAAGTGTTAGAAATTCAGGCCTTTGAACCTAGTTCTTTACCAAAACCAAAAATGTCTCATGATCATGCTAGACAATTACAGGATTATTTACAAGGTTTAACAACTTTGGCATAA